In Thioalkalivibrio paradoxus ARh 1, the following are encoded in one genomic region:
- a CDS encoding amylo-alpha-1,6-glucosidase, whose amino-acid sequence MPIRFGREVTGDLGTAESREWLVTNGTGGYASGTVAGSLTRSYHGLLVAAVRPPVDRRLMLVKFDETVTYRGGTHALSSNRWASGDIAPHGYRNIQSFDLEGSVPRWCFACADALIEKRVWMEHGANTTYVAYTVVAAVEPVRLSTAAIVDNRVFHNTGQVAWPVSVEVLGDRVCVVSGGPDALALTLATNSGAISAACEMYHDFALPAEALRGLRDCDDHVHAATFEASIAPGETLVLLASAEESPTLDTGALERRRERDRMLLQRWRNARAGGAGEPEPWVEQLVLAADQFVVDRPSPGRPNGKSVIAGYHWFGDWGRDTMISLPGLTLAAGRPEIAAPILETFAQFVSDGMLPNRFPDAGEQPEYNTVDATLWYFEAVRAYHEATGDDALLRRLLPTLRDIVDWHLKGTRYGIRVDPADGLLRWQHDGVQLTWMDAKVGDHVITPRSGKPVEVNALWYNALCAMADFAERLGEDGAAYRERARVALAGFDRFWNPDTGHCFDVLDGPDGHEACLRPNQILAVALHASPLPPERQGLVLDACARTLLTSHGLRSLAVSETAYQGIYQGDQFHRDGAYHQGTVWAWLIGPFVDAHLRVRKDPAAARRLLQPFGDHLSSAGLGTISEIFDGDAPFEPRGCIAQAWSVGEVLRALVRIERFETAHDPVSQPPPKVDA is encoded by the coding sequence ATGCCCATCCGCTTCGGCCGCGAAGTCACCGGCGACCTGGGCACTGCCGAGTCGCGGGAGTGGCTCGTAACCAACGGCACGGGCGGCTACGCCTCGGGCACTGTGGCGGGATCGCTCACCCGTTCGTATCACGGCCTGCTGGTCGCGGCCGTGCGCCCACCCGTGGACCGGCGCCTGATGCTGGTGAAGTTCGACGAGACCGTAACCTATCGCGGCGGCACCCATGCTCTGAGCAGCAACCGGTGGGCGAGCGGCGACATCGCGCCGCACGGCTACCGGAACATACAGTCCTTCGATCTTGAGGGCTCGGTCCCACGGTGGTGCTTCGCCTGCGCCGATGCCCTGATCGAGAAGCGCGTGTGGATGGAGCACGGAGCCAACACCACCTACGTGGCGTACACCGTGGTGGCGGCCGTGGAACCGGTACGACTGAGCACCGCGGCAATCGTGGACAACCGGGTGTTTCACAATACCGGGCAGGTCGCCTGGCCGGTCTCGGTCGAGGTCCTCGGCGATCGCGTGTGCGTGGTTTCGGGCGGACCCGACGCGCTGGCGCTGACGCTTGCAACGAACTCGGGGGCGATATCGGCCGCTTGCGAGATGTACCACGATTTCGCGCTCCCAGCAGAAGCGCTGCGTGGCCTGCGCGACTGCGACGACCACGTGCACGCCGCCACCTTCGAGGCCAGCATCGCCCCGGGCGAGACGCTCGTGTTGCTGGCCAGCGCCGAAGAATCGCCCACGCTCGACACTGGGGCCCTGGAGCGGCGCCGGGAACGCGATCGAATGCTACTGCAACGCTGGCGGAACGCCCGCGCCGGTGGCGCAGGCGAACCTGAACCGTGGGTCGAGCAGCTGGTGCTCGCCGCCGACCAGTTCGTGGTGGACCGGCCCTCTCCCGGGCGGCCCAACGGCAAGAGCGTGATCGCCGGGTATCACTGGTTCGGTGACTGGGGACGCGACACGATGATCAGCCTGCCGGGCCTGACGCTCGCGGCCGGACGTCCGGAAATCGCCGCGCCGATCCTCGAGACCTTCGCGCAGTTCGTCAGCGACGGCATGCTCCCCAACCGTTTCCCCGACGCAGGCGAACAGCCGGAGTACAACACGGTCGACGCGACGCTCTGGTACTTCGAGGCGGTACGTGCCTATCACGAGGCTACCGGCGACGATGCGCTGCTGCGCAGACTGTTGCCCACGCTGCGGGACATCGTCGACTGGCACCTGAAGGGTACGCGCTACGGCATCCGGGTGGACCCCGCCGACGGCCTGCTGCGCTGGCAGCACGATGGCGTGCAGCTGACGTGGATGGATGCGAAGGTCGGCGACCATGTGATCACGCCGCGCAGCGGGAAACCCGTTGAAGTCAACGCGCTCTGGTACAACGCCCTGTGTGCGATGGCCGATTTTGCCGAGCGGCTTGGCGAGGACGGCGCGGCCTACCGGGAGCGGGCCCGTGTGGCACTGGCCGGCTTCGATCGCTTCTGGAATCCCGATACGGGCCATTGTTTCGATGTACTCGATGGACCCGATGGGCACGAAGCCTGCCTGCGCCCCAATCAGATCCTGGCCGTGGCGCTCCACGCGTCCCCGCTACCGCCGGAGCGGCAGGGCCTGGTACTCGATGCCTGTGCCCGCACCCTGCTGACCTCGCATGGCCTGCGCTCCCTGGCAGTGTCGGAAACCGCCTACCAGGGAATCTATCAGGGCGACCAGTTCCATCGAGACGGTGCCTACCATCAGGGCACGGTCTGGGCCTGGCTGATCGGGCCTTTTGTCGATGCACACCTGCGGGTTCGCAAGGATCCCGCTGCGGCTCGGCGCCTGTTGCAGCCCTTCGGCGACCACCTGAGCAGCGCGGGACTTGGCACCATCAGCGAGATTTTCGACGGGGACGCCCCGTTCGAGCCCAGAGGTTGCATCGCTCAGGCATGGAGTGTCGGCGAGGTTCTGCGCGCCCTGGTGCGCATCGAGCGCTTCGAGACGGCGCATGACCCGGTTTCCCAGCCACCACCGAAGGTCGACGCATGA
- a CDS encoding MGH1-like glycoside hydrolase domain-containing protein: MMMKGKEADRLRSSYAARHPESWLRWGPYLSERQWGTVREDYSPGGNAWDYFPHDHARSRAYRWGEDGLAGISDDQQRLCFALALWNGRDLILKERLFGLTNSEGNHGEDVKEYYFYLDNTPTHSYMKWLYKYPQQAFPYDWLVAENARRKRTDPGAMEFELIDTGVFADDRYFDVEVEYAKGAVQDILIRICATNRGPDPATLHLLPTLWFRNTWSWYLESMPPNLAGKKPVDGAGISTVLATPAPGDDSLDPMALYCQGADDLLFANNESNAARLWGVADSPPYPKDGINDHIVNGSPTVDPTLTGTKAAAVYRLEIAPGATQEIRLRLCDNLAMADPFGPDFDTVLRTRSAEADEFHTALQPQDLSEERRAIQRQAYAGMLWSKQYYHYIVKDWLKGDPAGPAPPASRERNREWVHFHADHILSMPDKWEYPWFASWDLCFQAVVFARLDAEFAKEQLLILAREFFMSPNGAIPAYEWSFNDVNPPLHAWAALRIFHIDKQQRGGDGDTRFLADVFRYCLMYFTWWTNRKDPSNRNLFEGGFLGLDNISVIDRSHLGELEGQLGRPLELYQSDGTSWMGMFSLNVMEMALILAEHGATEYARLASKFFQHFVFIADAMNSIERRSQGQVSVWDDEDGFFYDVLKVGGNPEQYHTLRLRSLVGIVALFPVAILDLDAIEPTSAKGLKGRIEWFVAQHPELLDQALTTHDSGTERHLLTFVKPEQLRRVLTRVFDELEFLSPHGIRGISRAYRDKPFSMQIDGVTLSERYEPAESSVGLFGGNSNWRGPVWFPINFLLIDALRRYHAFFGDTFQIEYPARSGRRCDLREIADDLAERLVGIFERGTAGRRPVHGGNEIFQDDPNWRDLFLFYEYFHGDNGAGIGASHQTGWTGLAAELLSSKG, encoded by the coding sequence ATGATGATGAAAGGGAAGGAAGCGGACCGTCTCCGCAGCAGCTATGCGGCCCGGCACCCCGAGAGCTGGCTGCGCTGGGGGCCGTATCTCTCCGAGCGCCAATGGGGCACGGTGCGCGAGGACTACAGCCCCGGTGGCAATGCCTGGGATTATTTCCCGCACGACCACGCGCGATCGCGCGCTTATCGCTGGGGCGAGGACGGTCTCGCCGGCATCTCGGACGATCAGCAGCGGCTGTGTTTTGCCCTGGCGCTCTGGAACGGCCGCGACCTTATCTTGAAGGAACGGCTGTTCGGCCTGACCAACTCCGAGGGCAACCACGGCGAAGACGTCAAGGAATACTATTTCTACCTCGACAATACGCCGACCCACAGCTACATGAAGTGGCTGTACAAGTACCCCCAGCAGGCGTTTCCCTACGATTGGCTGGTCGCAGAGAACGCCCGGCGCAAGCGGACCGACCCGGGAGCGATGGAGTTCGAACTCATCGATACCGGGGTTTTCGCCGACGACCGGTACTTCGATGTCGAAGTCGAGTATGCCAAGGGGGCGGTCCAGGACATCCTGATCAGGATCTGCGCAACCAATCGCGGCCCTGATCCGGCCACCCTCCACCTGCTACCGACGCTGTGGTTCCGGAACACCTGGTCGTGGTATCTCGAGTCCATGCCGCCAAATCTCGCGGGGAAGAAGCCCGTCGATGGCGCTGGGATCTCCACCGTGCTCGCGACGCCGGCCCCCGGCGACGACAGCCTCGACCCGATGGCGCTCTATTGCCAGGGGGCCGACGATCTCCTGTTCGCAAACAACGAGAGCAATGCCGCGCGGCTATGGGGCGTGGCCGACAGTCCTCCCTATCCCAAGGACGGCATCAACGATCACATCGTGAACGGCAGTCCCACGGTCGATCCCACCCTGACCGGCACCAAGGCAGCGGCCGTGTACCGCCTGGAGATCGCGCCCGGTGCCACGCAGGAGATCCGGCTGCGCCTGTGCGATAACCTCGCAATGGCCGACCCGTTCGGTCCCGACTTCGACACCGTGCTGCGGACACGCTCGGCCGAAGCCGACGAGTTCCACACTGCCCTGCAGCCGCAGGACCTGAGCGAGGAACGCCGCGCCATTCAGCGCCAGGCGTACGCCGGCATGCTGTGGAGCAAGCAGTACTACCACTACATCGTCAAGGATTGGCTGAAGGGCGACCCGGCGGGCCCCGCGCCACCCGCGTCGCGCGAACGCAACCGCGAATGGGTCCACTTCCACGCCGACCATATCCTGTCGATGCCGGACAAGTGGGAGTATCCCTGGTTCGCTTCCTGGGACCTGTGCTTTCAGGCTGTGGTGTTTGCACGCCTCGACGCCGAGTTCGCCAAGGAGCAGCTGCTGATCCTTGCACGTGAATTCTTCATGTCCCCGAACGGCGCCATTCCAGCCTACGAGTGGTCGTTCAACGACGTCAATCCGCCGCTGCACGCCTGGGCGGCGCTGCGCATCTTCCACATCGACAAGCAGCAACGCGGCGGAGACGGCGACACCCGCTTTCTTGCCGACGTCTTCCGCTACTGCCTGATGTATTTCACCTGGTGGACGAATCGCAAGGATCCTTCCAACAGGAACCTGTTCGAGGGAGGGTTTCTGGGCCTCGACAACATCTCCGTGATCGATCGAAGCCACTTGGGCGAGCTGGAAGGGCAGCTGGGAAGACCGCTGGAGCTCTATCAGTCCGATGGCACCAGCTGGATGGGCATGTTCAGCCTGAACGTGATGGAGATGGCCTTGATTCTGGCTGAACACGGCGCAACCGAATATGCCCGACTCGCGAGCAAGTTCTTCCAGCATTTCGTTTTCATCGCCGACGCGATGAACAGCATCGAGCGCCGTTCGCAAGGCCAGGTGTCGGTGTGGGACGACGAGGACGGCTTCTTCTATGATGTCCTGAAGGTCGGCGGAAACCCCGAGCAGTACCATACCCTGCGCCTGCGATCGCTGGTGGGGATCGTGGCGCTGTTCCCGGTGGCCATCCTGGATCTCGATGCGATCGAGCCGACCAGCGCGAAGGGGCTCAAGGGGCGCATCGAGTGGTTCGTGGCGCAGCATCCCGAACTGCTCGACCAGGCGCTGACGACGCATGACTCGGGTACCGAGCGCCATCTGCTCACCTTCGTCAAACCGGAACAGCTCCGGCGCGTGCTCACCCGCGTGTTCGACGAACTCGAGTTCCTCAGCCCTCACGGCATCCGGGGCATCTCGCGGGCCTATCGGGACAAACCGTTCAGCATGCAAATCGATGGGGTGACGCTCAGCGAGCGCTATGAACCGGCAGAGTCGTCGGTCGGTCTTTTTGGCGGCAATTCCAACTGGCGCGGACCGGTATGGTTCCCGATCAACTTTCTGCTGATCGACGCGCTACGGCGCTATCACGCGTTCTTCGGTGACACCTTCCAGATCGAGTATCCCGCCCGCTCCGGCCGCAGATGCGACCTTCGGGAGATCGCCGACGATCTGGCCGAACGCCTGGTCGGAATCTTCGAACGGGGCACCGCTGGAAGACGTCCCGTCCACGGGGGCAACGAGATCTTCCAGGACGATCCCAACTGGCGCGACCTGTTCCTGTTCTACGAGTACTTTCATGGCGACAACGGGGCCGGCATTGGCGCCTCCCATCAGACCGGGTGGACGGGGCTGGCCGCAGAACTCCTCAGCAGCAAGGGCTGA
- a CDS encoding ExbD/TolR family protein — MPALQVRRTRRRGLIRLTPLIDVVFILLVFFMLASSFTDWRAIGLTAPTTGAAGRSVEGALLVEIRPDGLRFAGEFLPLDTVAERVGTRVARAPETTVLVRPTPGVDLQRTVTVLDRLVAVGTVNVSVIRDPSQ, encoded by the coding sequence ATGCCCGCGCTCCAGGTTAGGCGCACTCGCCGCAGGGGGCTGATCCGCCTGACTCCGCTGATCGACGTGGTCTTCATCCTGCTGGTGTTCTTCATGCTTGCCTCGAGTTTTACGGACTGGCGCGCGATCGGACTGACGGCGCCGACGACCGGGGCCGCGGGCCGATCGGTCGAGGGCGCGCTGCTGGTCGAGATTCGCCCCGACGGGCTGCGCTTCGCGGGAGAGTTCCTGCCGCTGGACACGGTGGCCGAGCGCGTCGGCACGCGCGTCGCGCGGGCGCCGGAGACCACGGTGCTGGTGCGACCCACCCCCGGGGTCGATCTGCAACGCACGGTGACGGTACTGGACCGGCTGGTGGCCGTGGGGACAGTGAACGTCTCGGTGATCCGGGATCCGTCGCAATGA
- the iolE gene encoding myo-inosose-2 dehydratase produces MANDAKLDRSKISFGVTPTLWWNDDFLDIDIGIPFGQCVSEMALAGFEGCSVGHKFPTDVEELTRELGLRGLRVSEPWTSLFFTCEAMYERTVAEFRQSLEFIKSVNGSAMVVAELGHSVHQRPVALFANRPVFDDRQWDTLASGLNELGRIASAEGIRLCYHHHMGTGVQTRAEVDRLLASTDPEHVHLLLDTAHLLFSGDDPLSLARDHVSRIGHLHFKNLRQPVRDRVIRDHLSFKEAIQDGIFTVPGDPDGCIDFRPIVQVLAEHDYQGWLVVEAEQDPAKATPLKYAKMARQYLREVTGL; encoded by the coding sequence ATGGCAAACGACGCGAAGCTGGACCGGAGCAAGATTTCATTCGGTGTCACTCCCACCCTGTGGTGGAACGACGATTTTCTGGATATCGATATCGGGATCCCGTTCGGCCAGTGCGTGAGCGAAATGGCGCTGGCGGGGTTCGAAGGCTGCAGTGTCGGCCACAAGTTCCCGACCGACGTCGAGGAACTCACGCGTGAGCTCGGCCTCCGGGGCCTGCGCGTTTCCGAACCCTGGACGAGCCTCTTCTTCACCTGCGAGGCCATGTATGAGCGGACGGTCGCGGAGTTCCGGCAGTCACTCGAGTTCATCAAGTCCGTGAACGGCAGCGCCATGGTCGTCGCCGAACTCGGGCACTCGGTGCACCAGCGTCCGGTGGCGCTGTTCGCCAACCGTCCCGTGTTCGACGACCGCCAGTGGGATACGCTCGCGTCGGGGCTCAACGAACTGGGCAGAATCGCCAGCGCCGAGGGGATCCGGCTTTGCTACCACCATCACATGGGCACCGGTGTCCAGACGCGAGCCGAGGTGGACCGGTTGCTGGCGTCGACCGACCCGGAGCATGTCCATCTGCTTCTGGACACCGCGCACCTGCTGTTCTCGGGCGATGATCCGCTCAGCCTGGCCCGGGACCATGTGTCACGGATCGGACACCTGCACTTCAAGAATCTCAGGCAGCCCGTGCGGGACCGGGTGATCAGGGACCACCTCTCGTTCAAGGAGGCGATCCAGGACGGCATCTTCACCGTCCCTGGCGATCCCGATGGCTGCATCGACTTCCGACCCATCGTGCAGGTACTGGCGGAGCACGACTACCAGGGCTGGCTGGTCGTCGAGGCCGAACAGGATCCTGCCAAAGCGACGCCGCTGAAATACGCGAAGATGGCGCGCCAGTACCTGCGCGAGGTGACGGGGCTATGA
- a CDS encoding energy transducer TonB family protein — translation MMRPTRGQWVTGVAGALLLHFVLALYLMSWSDRPEQTAAPAGDPAGVEIALFPGFGSAVQEVSPEAPDPVSPGAAPAGVSDLPAEPLPALPAETVAALPAPADPAGTAAPETAEPVGTESVAALVAVEIAVSPDPVIIAEALDAARPTEPLPPVETVAAAPLAVPEPVPPTVVTPMHATEPTVAVAPTVAVEPVGPADPVLPERATGTVDPLGPETAPVAADAIPVAEAIAAVEPVTAMDPLDTVDPVAAAEPAAAPEVPAPETDLEAIVAPATAAGATPEAPLEAPAGPITVQADAPAVVLSTPAAVAALLTDPDTVVATVDPMATVAPVDPAPTVAPEGLELVRAVGPETLPSPGPLPVPAPVSLAEAEPAEAASDEPVSAVAPRMQATGAAIPVPDMAPGAAQPLKAEEIPAPRGPEPVHVTGVPPMQVVQAREPVLEPAREPATPDPDPPADPAAPQARVAEARPEPHEPAPEREEDTSRARPDSDDLQQRTEPEIVARAPGTPVPGIEARYLAALHAALERHKDYPRIAQRRREEGTVLLLFTVDRQGFLLDHTIVRSSGHRSLDNTVEHMIRRAQPLPWIPPEMGVDWVRVILPVHFQLEH, via the coding sequence ATGATGCGCCCGACCCGCGGACAGTGGGTGACAGGGGTTGCCGGGGCGCTGCTCCTGCACTTCGTGCTGGCGCTGTACCTGATGTCCTGGAGCGACCGACCGGAACAGACCGCGGCACCCGCCGGCGATCCTGCGGGCGTCGAGATCGCGCTGTTCCCGGGGTTTGGAAGCGCGGTGCAGGAGGTGTCCCCCGAGGCCCCGGACCCGGTATCACCCGGGGCCGCGCCTGCCGGGGTATCCGACCTTCCAGCAGAACCCCTGCCCGCGCTGCCTGCCGAAACCGTCGCAGCGCTCCCGGCGCCGGCAGACCCCGCGGGCACCGCTGCCCCTGAGACCGCCGAACCGGTCGGCACCGAGAGCGTGGCCGCACTGGTCGCCGTGGAAATAGCCGTATCGCCCGACCCGGTCATCATCGCCGAAGCTCTCGACGCTGCCCGCCCAACCGAACCGCTGCCGCCCGTCGAGACCGTCGCGGCGGCACCGCTGGCGGTGCCGGAACCCGTCCCGCCCACGGTAGTCACCCCGATGCACGCGACCGAGCCGACGGTGGCGGTGGCGCCTACCGTCGCGGTCGAGCCCGTTGGTCCAGCAGACCCCGTTCTGCCGGAGCGGGCCACTGGCACGGTGGATCCGCTGGGACCAGAAACGGCACCGGTAGCCGCCGATGCGATTCCCGTGGCCGAGGCAATCGCAGCCGTGGAGCCGGTAACCGCGATGGATCCGCTCGATACCGTGGATCCCGTGGCCGCCGCCGAACCCGCGGCCGCCCCGGAGGTACCGGCGCCGGAAACCGATCTGGAAGCGATCGTCGCGCCCGCCACTGCGGCGGGTGCGACGCCGGAAGCGCCGCTGGAGGCGCCCGCCGGGCCGATTACCGTGCAAGCGGATGCTCCGGCGGTCGTGTTGTCCACTCCGGCTGCGGTTGCGGCCCTGTTGACCGATCCCGACACGGTCGTCGCGACCGTGGATCCGATGGCGACCGTGGCTCCGGTCGACCCCGCCCCGACCGTGGCGCCAGAGGGCCTGGAACTGGTCAGGGCCGTCGGGCCCGAAACTCTACCTTCGCCGGGCCCGCTGCCGGTTCCGGCCCCAGTGAGCCTCGCCGAAGCGGAGCCCGCGGAAGCGGCTTCGGATGAGCCCGTGTCTGCCGTTGCGCCCCGAATGCAAGCCACCGGGGCAGCCATCCCGGTCCCGGACATGGCGCCGGGGGCCGCGCAACCTCTGAAGGCCGAGGAGATCCCGGCGCCGCGCGGCCCGGAACCCGTGCACGTGACCGGGGTTCCTCCGATGCAGGTGGTCCAGGCACGCGAGCCGGTTCTCGAGCCGGCTCGGGAACCTGCCACACCGGATCCCGATCCGCCTGCCGATCCCGCCGCACCGCAAGCACGCGTGGCCGAGGCGCGGCCCGAACCCCACGAACCAGCACCGGAACGGGAGGAGGATACCAGCCGGGCGCGCCCGGACAGCGACGATCTGCAGCAGCGGACCGAGCCGGAGATCGTGGCCCGTGCTCCCGGAACGCCGGTGCCGGGAATCGAGGCGCGCTACCTTGCCGCGCTGCACGCGGCACTGGAACGGCACAAGGACTACCCCCGGATCGCTCAGCGACGGCGCGAAGAGGGCACCGTGCTCCTGCTGTTCACGGTGGACCGGCAGGGCTTCCTGCTTGATCATACGATCGTGCGAAGCTCGGGCCACAGGTCGCTGGACAACACCGTGGAACACATGATTCGCCGCGCACAGCCGCTGCCCTGGATCCCTCCGGAAATGGGCGTGGACTGGGTGCGCGTGATCCTTCCCGTCCATTTCCAACTGGAACACTGA
- a CDS encoding MotA/TolQ/ExbB proton channel family protein, translated as MLDQLSALGWDQDQFLRFLDLGGPVVVILLGMSVFALAVILTKLAHFSGLRIEQQRVVEKALSLYRSGRTRDAIRRAERSPNPAAQMLARGLNGVQRGLPQHTIREEMVRYGNVALQDLRSGLRPLEVIGSLAPLLGLFGTVVGMIKAFQALEQAGAQVDVTVLSGGIWEALLTTAVGLAVAIPVVAVLTWLEGRVERIGHRMDDLVTRLFTEDLFTGSVRPNADGDDVPGLGSDARAPG; from the coding sequence ATGCTCGACCAATTGAGCGCCCTGGGCTGGGACCAGGATCAGTTCCTGCGCTTTCTCGACCTGGGAGGACCCGTGGTGGTGATCCTGCTCGGGATGTCGGTGTTCGCGCTGGCTGTCATCCTGACCAAGCTTGCGCATTTCTCCGGCCTGCGCATCGAGCAGCAGCGCGTGGTCGAGAAGGCGCTGTCCCTGTACCGTTCCGGCCGCACGCGCGACGCGATCCGGCGCGCCGAACGCTCGCCCAACCCCGCCGCGCAGATGCTCGCGCGCGGACTGAACGGCGTGCAGCGGGGCCTGCCGCAGCACACGATCCGGGAAGAGATGGTCCGCTACGGTAACGTGGCGCTGCAGGATCTGCGCAGCGGTCTGCGCCCGCTGGAAGTGATTGGCTCGCTGGCACCGCTGCTCGGGCTGTTCGGCACTGTGGTCGGGATGATCAAGGCCTTCCAGGCGCTGGAACAGGCCGGCGCTCAGGTCGATGTCACCGTGCTCTCCGGCGGCATCTGGGAAGCCCTGCTGACGACCGCAGTCGGACTCGCTGTCGCGATCCCCGTCGTGGCGGTGCTGACCTGGCTGGAGGGCCGCGTCGAGCGCATCGGCCACCGGATGGACGACCTGGTGACCCGGCTATTCACCGAGGACTTGTTCACCGGATCCGTACGCCCGAACGCCGATGGCGACGATGTGCCGGGGCTCGGCAGTGATGCCCGCGCTCCAGGTTAG
- a CDS encoding GlcG/HbpS family heme-binding protein, protein MALVTKDLSLDQAQSAIAAAVAKATELGCLSDIALVDAGANLKAFVRMDGALLGSIDVALKKARTARLFNLPSGTIGELSRPDGPLYGIEHSNGGLVSFGGGIPIADGDTVIGAIGVSGDSVENDQAIAQAGAEAIQRPSPR, encoded by the coding sequence ATGGCGCTGGTAACGAAGGATCTGTCGCTCGATCAGGCCCAATCGGCTATCGCGGCAGCAGTTGCGAAGGCCACGGAACTCGGATGCCTGTCCGACATCGCCCTGGTCGACGCAGGGGCCAACCTGAAGGCCTTCGTGCGCATGGACGGAGCGCTGCTGGGCTCGATCGACGTCGCCCTGAAGAAAGCACGCACCGCGCGGCTGTTCAACCTGCCGTCAGGCACCATCGGCGAGCTTTCCAGGCCGGACGGCCCGTTGTACGGGATCGAGCACTCCAATGGCGGGTTGGTCAGCTTTGGGGGCGGCATCCCGATCGCGGACGGCGACACCGTGATCGGCGCCATCGGTGTGTCGGGAGACTCGGTCGAGAATGACCAGGCCATCGCGCAAGCGGGCGCAGAAGCCATTCAGCGCCCCTCGCCTCGCTGA
- a CDS encoding ExbD/TolR family protein, with amino-acid sequence MIGEGRFLRLQRRIPDHDARVLPLINIVFLLLIFFVVTGHMSASSPFEMEPAQSAGAGTPQAEDLTVFMARDGRLAIDGKLVELGELEMRIRTRIDAQDTGELRVHLQADGRTEATRVVAVMEALRAAGVERLELLTLPRR; translated from the coding sequence ATGATCGGCGAGGGTCGATTCCTGCGGCTGCAGCGGCGCATCCCGGACCACGACGCGCGGGTGCTGCCGCTGATCAACATCGTGTTCCTGCTGCTGATCTTCTTCGTGGTCACCGGGCACATGAGCGCCTCGAGCCCGTTCGAGATGGAACCGGCGCAGTCGGCAGGTGCCGGCACGCCGCAGGCCGAAGACCTGACCGTGTTCATGGCGCGGGACGGCCGGCTCGCGATAGACGGCAAACTGGTCGAACTCGGGGAACTGGAGATGCGGATCCGCACCCGCATCGACGCACAGGACACCGGCGAGCTGCGCGTCCACCTGCAGGCGGACGGCAGGACCGAGGCGACACGGGTGGTCGCGGTGATGGAGGCGCTGCGCGCGGCCGGGGTCGAACGCCTGGAACTGCTGACGTTGCCGCGGCGATGA